The genomic DNA TTCAGCGCACATTCAGGGTCAGGCGTTTCGTAGTTCAGCGTCTGGTGAACTATGCTTTTGTCAACAGCCATAAGAGCCGCTATAAGGTCAAGCGCCCCGCTTGCGCCCAAGGCGTGTCCTATCATTGATTTTGTCGCCTGAACAAGCACTCTGCTGCCTGCTTCTTCTCCCATGAGTCTCTTGACTGCTTCTGTTTCCATTTTGTCATTTAAAGGGGTTGAAGTGCCGTGTGCGTTGACCAAATCTATGCTTTTCGGATCCCAGTCCGCCCGCTCAACAGCAAGCTTCATCGCCGTATAAGTGGCGTCTCCCGAAGGATCCGGAGCTGTAAAGTGATAGGCGTCGCAGGTTGCGCCGTAACCCTTAATTTCGGCATAAATATGCGCGCCGCGCGCCTTTGCCGCTTCATATTCCTCAAGCATTATCACGCCTGCGCCTTCGCCGAGTACAAAACCGTCTCTGTCCGCGTCGAAGGGACGGCACGCTTTTTTTGCCTCAGGATTGCGTGAAATGGCTTTGGTGGCGCCGAAAGACGCTGCCCCAAACGGAATTATTGTGGCTTCTGTGCCTCCTGAAAGCATATAATCAGCGTCTCCGCGCACAATCGTGTGATACGCTTCGCCTATACTGTGGAGCGCTGTAGCGCATGCT from Candidatus Equadaptatus faecalis includes the following:
- the fabF gene encoding beta-ketoacyl-ACP synthase II; the encoded protein is MRRVVITGIGVVSPIGIGRNEYWDALAEGKNGIDFISAFDAADYRLNIAGEVRNFDPLLWFDKKEARHTDRTVQFAEVCARQALEEANINFTDVDPYRFGVCIGSGQGGIHTLVDSVTVLSERGEARVSPFTVPMMIVDMPSGYVAMKHNAKGPNFSVSSACATALHSIGEAYHTIVRGDADYMLSGGTEATIIPFGAASFGATKAISRNPEAKKACRPFDADRDGFVLGEGAGVIMLEEYEAAKARGAHIYAEIKGYGATCDAYHFTAPDPSGDATYTAMKLAVERADWDPKSIDLVNAHGTSTPLNDKMETEAVKRLMGEEAGSRVLVQATKSMIGHALGASGALDLIAALMAVDKSIVHQTLNYETPDPECALNVVAGKAVRADVRRVIVNAFAFGGHNAVIALEKCRD